From a single Brassica napus cultivar Da-Ae chromosome C9, Da-Ae, whole genome shotgun sequence genomic region:
- the LOC106420242 gene encoding pentatricopeptide repeat-containing protein At1g64580 translates to MVIRSLSTAIASTAKRFVHQSGSCCWGRRALSCATADYRDTLRNELHDLKLDDAIGLFNVMVRSRPLPSTFDFSRVLTAIARMKKFDIVITLCQEMERLGIPHNIYTCNILINSFTRCSQSHLSLALSFLAKMVKLGYAPDIVTLSSLLNGFKGVSDAMSFLNRIEGMGYKPNVVIYNTLIDSHCKGGRVSDALQVFDVMKGKGVAPSVVTYNAMIRGLCKSGRWSEADGLLSDMVEKRIQPNVVTFSVLIDACVKEGNVLEAKELYKEMISRSVVPDIRVYNSLINGLCIHGRLDEARKMLDFMVSKGCVPNVVTYNTLIKGFCKSKRAHDGMKLFCQMNHKGVRGDAFTYNTLIHGYCQVGKFSVAQKVMKRMSESCVPRDVITFNILLDCLCGIGKIEKALTIFRDMEKNEMEFDIFTYNIIIHGMYKSGKMEDAMELFCSLSLKGVKPDVVTYRTMISGLCRKGLRHEADVLFRQMTEDEFLLLYNL, encoded by the coding sequence ATGGTGATCAGATCTCTTTCCACCGCCATTGCATCGACGGCCAAGAGATTTGTTCATCAGAGCGGTTCCTGTTGCTGGGGACGACGAGCTCTCTCTTGTGCCACCGCTGATTACAGAGATACACTGAGAAACGAGCTACACGATCTAAAGCTAGATGATGCGATTGGTTTATTCAACGTCATGGTTCGATCTCGTCCCCTCCCTTCAACTTTCGATTTCAGTAGAGTGTTGACTGCGATCGCGAGGATGAAGAAGTTCGACATCGTCATCACTCTCTGCCAAGAGATGGAGCGTTTAGGGATCCCGCATAACATCTACACTTGCAACATTCTCATCAACTCTTTCACCCGGTGCTCTCAGTCTCACCTCTCTCTTGCTTTATCCTTTCTTGCGAAGATGGTCAAGCTTGGGTACGCTCCTGATATAGTCACGCTCAGCTCCTTGCTCAACGGGTTCAAGGGGGTCTCAGACGCAATGTCGTTCTTGAATCGAATAGAGGGGATGGGATACAAACCGAACGTTGTCATCTACAACACTCTCATCGATTCTCATTGCAAAGGCGGTCGTGTGAGTGATGCACTCCAAGTGTTCGACGTAATGAAGGGGAAAGGGGTTGCGCCGAGTGTTGTTACCTACAATGCTATGATAAGGGGTCTTTGTAAGTCGGGGAGATGGAGTGAAGCTGATGGGTTGCTTAGCGATATGGTGGAGAAGAGAATCCAGCCGAATGTGGTTACTTTCAGTGTGTTGATCGACGCGTGTGTGAAGGAAGGGAATGTCTTGGAGGCTAAGGAGTTGTACAAGGAGATGATCAGTAGGTCTGTAGTTCCTGATATTCGCGTTTACAACTCACTCATCAATGGTCTTTGCATCCACGGTCGGTTAGACGAGGCGAGGAAGATGCTTGACTTCATGGTAAGCAAGGGCTGCGTCCCGAACGTGGTGACGTATAACACTCTCATTAAAGGGTTTTGCAAGTCTAAGAGAGCGCACGATGGGATGAAACTCTTCTGCCAGATGAATCACAAAGGAGTGCGCGGCGACGCGTTCACTTACAACACTCTCATCCATGGTTACTGTCAAGTGGGGAAGTTTAGTGTCGCCCAAAAGGTTATGAAGCGGATGTCAGAGTCTTGCGTGCCTCGCGATGTCATCACCTTCAACATTTTGTTAGATTGTTTATGTGGTATTGGGAAGATAGAGAAAGCTTTGACGATATTTAGGGATATGGAAAAGAATGAGATGGAATTtgatatatttacttataatatcATCATTCATGGGATGTACAAGTCTGGTAAGATGGAAGATGCCATGGAGTTGTTTTGTAGCCTGAGCCTTAAAGGAGTGAAGCCTGATGTTGTAACGTACCGGACAATGATCTCGGGATTGTGTAGGAAAGGCCTGCGACACGAAGCGGATGTGCTGTTTAGACAGATGACAGAAGATGAGTTTCTGCTACTGTACAATTTGTAG
- the BNAC09G11180D gene encoding uncharacterized protein BNAC09G11180D produces MKLSESRGEAEKHKKPQQHFRHDLKNMISSLTHMGADKAGPSQYEEEKEEDGISAITLAGSNLGATMKTELDDNQGDSYKNGGEELDFLTTFVNSNFQAVNNSITMGAKYETHDPGVHLDISGDMEKKPLMTARARGSRERKGKTPARRDRRESEHKG; encoded by the coding sequence ATGAAGCTAAGCGAGTCAAGAGGCGAAGCAGAGAAGCACAAGAAGCCACAACAACATTTCCGTCATGATCTTAAAAACATGATCTCCTCCTTAACCCACATGGGAGCAGACAAGGCGGGACCAAGCCAATATgaagaggagaaggaggaggatGGCATCAGCGCTATCACTCTCGCTGGCTCAAACCTTGGAGCCACCATGAAGACCGAGCTTGACGATAACCAAGGAGACAGCTACAAAAACGGCGGCGAAGAGCTTGATTTTCTGACCACCTTCGTGAACAGCAACTTTCAGGCTGTGAACAACTCCATAACGATGGGCGCAAAGTACGAGACTCATGACCCAGGAGTTCATCTTGACATCTCAGGCGATATGGAAAAGAAACCTTTGATGACGGCACGTGCGAGGGGGTCGAGGGAAAGGAAGGGGAAAACTCCTGCTAGAAGAGATCGTCGAGAATCCGAACATAAAGGTTGA
- the LOC106420517 gene encoding O-glucosyltransferase rumi homolog has product MTSLFSKPRALTSLVSHFKTYRPITGKLHVAATLTLLLFLVAAAVAVTSSLWLSKTTKQFDRPTLVTTKPVPDLESPQKTGVLVNCTSLLNQNRSGSCSRTSLWLNKTKSYNPPTIITTKPVHAPVPVPEKKSTKKTRISVDCTSFSNQNRSGSCSRTPQPGYNNNQTESNRACPDYFKWIHEDLKPWRETGITREMVERGQTTAHFRLLIVNGKVFVENYKKSIQTRDAFTLWGILQLLRKYPGKLPDVDLMFDCDDRPVIRSDGYDKSNLTAENAPPVLFRYGGDRWTADIVFPDWSFWGWQEINIKPWSKVLKEMEEGKKKKKFMERESYAYWKGNPFVASPSREDLLTCNLSSQHDWNARIFIQDWISEGQKGFENSNVADQCTYRYKIYIEGYGWSVSEKYILACDSVTLMVKPYYYDFFSRTLQPLQHYWPINDKNKCRSIKFAVEWLNNHTQKAQEIGRGASEFMQRDLSMENVYDYMFHLLNEYSKLLKFKPQVSQNSVEICTEAMVCPSGNANGTNKRFLMGSLVDEPHISGPCSLPPPFDPNGLEKFHRKKLNLIRQVEKWEHAYWKNVQ; this is encoded by the exons ATGACATCTCTCTTCTCTAAACCTCGAGCTCTCACTTCTCTAGTCTCCCACTTTAAAACGTACCGTCCGATCACCGGAAAACTCCATGTGGCCGCCACTTTGACGCTTCTCCTCTTCCTTGTAGCAGCCGCTGTTGCCGTCACTTCCTCTCTATGGCTTAGTAAG ACGACGAAACAATTTGATCGACCGACATTAGTCACAACAAAACCGGTACCGGATCTAGAATCACCGCAGAAAACCGGGGTATTGGTAAATTGCACAAGTTTATTGAACCAAAACCGGTCTGGTTCTTGCTCAAGAACATCTCTATGGCTAAACAAG ACAAAATCATATAATCCACCGacaataataacaacaaaaccGGTTCACGCACCTGTACCAGTACCAGAGAAGAAATCAACGAAGAAAACCAGAATCTCGGTAGATTGCACAAGTTTCTCGAATCAAAACCGGTCCGGTTCTTGCTCGAGAACACCTCAACCCGGTTATAATAATAACCAAACCGAATCGAACCGGGCATGTCCTGATTACTTCAAGTGGATCCACGAGGATCTAAAGCCATGGAGAGAGACGGGGATAACAAGAGAAATGGTGGAACGAGGACAAACGACAGCGCATTTCCGGTTACTCATAGTAAACGGCAAGGTGTTCGTCGAAAACTACAAGAAGTCGATACAAACTAGAGACGCGTTCACACTGTGGGGGATTCTTCAGCTGCTGAGAAAGTATCCAGGGAAGTTGCCTGACGTGGATCTCATGTTTGACTGTGATGATCGGCCTGTCATTAGATCGGACGGTTACGATAAATCTAATCTTACAGCTGAAAATGCACCACCTGTGTTATTTAGATACGGCGGAGATAGATGGACGGCGGATATCGTCTTTCCAGACTGGTCATTCTGGGGATG GCAAGAGATAAACATAAAACCATGGAGCAAAGTGTTGAAAGAAATGGAAgaaggaaagaagaagaagaagtttatGGAGAGAGAATCTTATGCATATTGGAAAGGGAATCCTTTTGTTGCATCTCCTTCAAGAGAAGATCTTCTTACTTGCAATTTATCCTCACAACATGATTGGAATGCTAGAATTTTCATTCAG GATTGGATATCAGAAGGGCAAAAGGGATTCGAGAATTCAAATGTAGCAGATCAATGCACTTACAG gtacaagatatatatagaaGGGTATGGATGGTCAGTGAGTGAGAAATACATATTAGCGTGTGACTCAGTCACATTGATGGTTAAACCTTATTACTATGATTTCTTCTCAagaactcttcaacctctccaACACTATTGGCCCATTAATGATAAGAATAAATGTAGATCCATCAAATTTGCTGTTGAATGGCTTAATAATCACACTCAAAAG GCTCAAGAGATTGGAAGGGGAGCAAGTGAGTTCATGCAAAGAGATCTATCAATGGAAAACGTGTATGATTACATGTTCCATTTGCTGAATGAATACTCAAAGCTTCTTAAGTTCAAGCCTCAAGTTTCCCAAAACAGTGTTGAAATCTGCACGGAAGCGATGGTGTGCCCTTCTGGAAATGCGAATGGGACTAATAAGAGGTTTTTGATGGGCTCTTTAGTCGATGAACCTCACATTTCAGGCCCATGTTCACTACCTCCTCCTTTTGATCCCAACGGTCTCGAGAAGTTCCATAGGAAGAAATTGAATCTCATCCGGCAAGTTGAGAAATGGGAGCATGCTTACTGGAAAAACGTTCAATAA
- the LOC106436984 gene encoding probable LRR receptor-like serine/threonine-protein kinase At1g63430 produces the protein MRSSCCSLALRLSLVLGLFFVCCDGFASNEVGALRRFKEAIYEDPLLVMSNWNDPNSHPCSWTGVTCSPSKDHVIKINISASSIKGFLAPELCQLTYLEELILHGNLLLGTIPKDIGKLKNLKILDLGNNHLMGPIPAEIGSLSSIMIINLQSNGLTGKLPPEIGNLKYLKELHIDRNRLQGSLLAAGPSGYPSKLFSSNSSANSAGLCKSSLLKVADFSYNFFVGNIPKCLEHLPRASFQGNCMQNKDLKHRPSSQCGNAQLVKTHESPSSPPKHQSADIVAKHHKTSRPKWLLVLEIVTGSMVGLFCLVALFSAVHRWKNRPSLIIPWKKSSSVKEKFTVYVDSELLKDVSRFTRQELEVACEDFSNIIGLSADSQVYKGTMKGGPEIAVISLCVKEEDWTGYLELYFQREVADLARMNHENAGKLLGYCKETSPFARMLVFEYASNGTLYEHLHYGEAALVSWARRMKIVIGIARGLKYLHMELDPPFTISELSSNAIYLTEDFTPKLVDFECWKTILARSEKNLRNINSEGAVCVLPNAMESRYLDVSGNIYAFGVLLLEIVSGRPPFCKDRGFLIEWAKEYLETPEAMGSLVDPELKHFNQEELETVCEVARQCLNRDPNNNSNNNNKPSVQELCETLESRISLSISAELRSSSLAWAELALDS, from the exons ATGAGATCGAGCTGTTGTTCTTTAGCTCTACGGCTGTCTCTTGTTCTTGGGCTCTTCTTCGTCTGTTGCGATGGGTTCGCCTCTAACGAAG TTGGAGCTCTTAGAAGATTCAAGGAAGCTATCTATGAAGACCCTTTGCTTGTTATGTCTAACTGGAATGACCCCAATTCACATCCTTGCTCTTGGACCGGCGTTACTTGCTCTCCCTCCAAAGACCATGTTATCAAGAT AAATATATCAGCTTCATCTATCAAAGGGTTTCTTGCTCCTGAGCTGTGTCAATTAACCTACCTTGAGGAACT AATCTTACATGGGAACCTTCTACTGGGGACAATACCAAAGGATATTGGGAAGTTGAAGAATCTCAAGATCTTGGACTTGGGAAACAATCATCTCATGGGACCTATCCCTGCTGAGATTGGGAGTTTGTCCAGCATTATGATAAT AAACCTTCAGTCCAATGGTTTAACGGGAAAGCTACCTCCAGAGATCGGTAACTTGAAGTACCTTAAAGAGCTTCACATCGACAGGAATAGGCTTCAGGGAAGTCTTCTTGCCGCTGGACCATCTGGCTATCCTTCAAAACT GTTCTCTTCAAATTCAAGTGCTAATTCTGCTGGTTTGTGCAAGTCTTCTCTATTGAAAGTAGCTGACTTTTCATACAACTTCTTTGTGGGAAACATTCCGAAATGTTTGGAGCACCTTCCAAG GGCGAGCTTTCAAGGGAACTGCATGCAAAACAAGGATCTTAAGCATAGACCTTCTTCCCAATGCG GTAATGCACAGCTGGTCAAAACTCATGAAAGCCCCAGCTCCCCACCAAAGCACCAGTCAGCTGATATTGTGGCTAAGCATCATAAAACATCAAGGCCTAAGTGGCTTCTCGTGCTTGAGATAGTCACAGGATCAATGGTCGGTTTGTTCTGCCTGGTTGCACTTTTCTCAGCAGTTCACCGCTGGAAAAACAGGCCGTCTCTCATCATTCCTTGGAAGAAATCTTCAAGCGTTAAGGAAAAGTTCACAGTCTACGTTG ATTCTGAACTGCTGAAGGATGTCTCGAGATTCACGAGACAAGAGCTTGAGGTGGCGTGTGAAGACTTTAGCAACATCATTGGTTTGTCTGCTGATAGTCAAGTCTATAAAGGAACAATGAAAGGTGGGCCTGAGATTGCGGTGATCTCTCTTTGCGTCAAAGAAGAAGACTGGACTGGGTACCTCGAGCTCTATTTCCAGAGAGAG GTTGCAGATTTGGCTAGAATGAACCACGAGAATGCTGGAAAATTACTGGGATACTGCAAAGAGACTTCACCGTTTGCAAGAATGCTTGTTTTTGAGTATGCATCAAACGGAACACTATACGAGCATCTCCACT ATGGGGAAGCGGCTTTGGTATCATGGGCAAGACGGATGAAGATTGTCATAGGCATCGCACGTGGTCTCAAGTACCTTCATATGGAACTTGATCCTCCATTCACAATCTCTGAGCTGAGCTCAAACGCGATCTATCTCACAGAAGACTTTACTCCCAAG CTGGTTGATTTCGAGTGCTGGAAGACGATTCTTGCGAGATCAGAAAAGAATTTGAGGAATATCAATAGTGAAGGTGCGGTATGTGTGCTCCCAAACGCAATGGAGAGTAGATATCTCGATGTATCTGGTAATATCTATGCATTTGGTGTTCTGTTGCTGGAGATTGTGAGTGGAAGACCTCCTTTCTGCAAAGACAGAGGCTTCTTAATTGAATGg GCAAAGGAGTATCTTGAAACACCAGAGGCAATGGGGAGTTTGGTGGATCCAGAGCTGAAACATTTTAACCAAGAAGAGCTTGAAACGGTGTGTGAGGTGGCGAGGCAGTGCTTGAACAGGGATCCgaacaacaacagcaacaataacaacaaaccATCAGTGCAAGAGCTATGTGAGACGTTGGAGAGTAGAATCAGTTTGTCGATTTCCGCAGAGCTTAGATCATCTTCTTTGGCTTGGGCTGAGCTCGCGCTTGACTCGTGA